A genome region from Miscanthus floridulus cultivar M001 unplaced genomic scaffold, ASM1932011v1 fs_848_1_2, whole genome shotgun sequence includes the following:
- the LOC136533304 gene encoding zinc finger BED domain-containing protein RICESLEEPER 1-like has product MAVTIILDPHLKMIMLQASYMALLGQEEADRYCQKSYELLTQLMDEYQVQIDQEIVGTSSYGASNSTSSAATILSIFKTLAATKKTSSLVKAKSELDWYLDKDPLSHDENEYFDVLGWWKVAGTCFPTLRLIARDILAIPITTVASESTFSTSGIGQDDRKIDTFWSCLEDIEEEMKEEPYMSTIDSD; this is encoded by the exons ATGGCTGTTACTATTATTCTTGATCCACACCTTAAGATGATCATGCTGCAAGCTTCCTATATGGCTCTtttgggtcaagaagaagctgatAGATATTGTCAAAAGAGCTATGAATTGCTAACTCAATTGATGGATGAGTACCAAGTGCAAATTGATCAAGAGATTGTGGGTACATCATCTTATGGGGCTTCAAACTCTACTAGTAGTGCTGCTACTATTCTATCCATATTCAAAACACTTGCTGCCACTAAGAAGACCTCAAGTCTTGTTAAAGCAAAGAGTGAGTTAGATTGGTACTTGGACAAAGATCCTCTTTCTCATGATGAGAATGAgtactttgatgtcttgggtTGGTGGAAGGTGGCTGGAACTTGCTTCCCTACTTTGAGGTTGATTGCTCGTGATATTTTGGCAATTCCCATAACCACAGTAGCTTCTGAATCCACTTTTAGCACTAGTGGGATAG GTCAAGATGATAGAAAGATTGACACCTTTTGGTCCTGCCTTGAAGACATTGAAGAAGAAATGAAGGAAGAACCTTACATGTCTACCATCGACTCTGATTAA